The following coding sequences lie in one Megalodesulfovibrio gigas DSM 1382 = ATCC 19364 genomic window:
- a CDS encoding outer membrane homotrimeric porin, whose amino-acid sequence MERICAVALAILCGLAISTSAHAVDVKVKGNFLFNWSYIDLGSLGSRDWSDEDHFSAKQRTRLQVDFVASENLKGIVLLEIGDTRWGDAKADGRGAGGALGADGVNLETKRAFIQVTIPDTELLLSMGILGMAGPGPIAGSPLFDDDVAGILAQYTVSDMLTVGAVWARLYDLAKTGDPNPWDEFDMFAFLAPLQGDGWKVHPYVVLAAMGRDFLGSSSAVNTPSMLAPAVYSGLVPFTPAALDQRTLAWWGGGAITLDMFNPFTLMLEGLYGSMDARGSVADRRGYYLAAELDYALECVTIGLLGWYASGEDASWRNGSEQLPMIAADWNPTTFAWDGGSLLTTDDLLANSAGLTHNNPAGKWGVALLLKDISLMEDLTHQLRFLYASGTNSSKSRRMRDVTVWGEVLTPVEGIELTTADQLYEINLDSEYKIYENLACILELGLVHLQYGNTLWAPDNRGTSWKMGWGLNYTF is encoded by the coding sequence ATGGAGCGTATTTGCGCGGTTGCGTTGGCAATCCTGTGCGGGTTGGCCATCTCGACCTCGGCCCATGCCGTGGACGTCAAGGTCAAAGGGAATTTCCTGTTCAACTGGTCGTATATCGATCTGGGTAGCCTGGGCTCCCGGGACTGGTCCGATGAAGATCACTTCTCCGCCAAGCAACGCACGCGTCTGCAAGTGGACTTCGTGGCCAGCGAAAACCTCAAAGGCATCGTGCTGCTTGAGATTGGCGACACCCGATGGGGCGACGCCAAGGCCGACGGCCGCGGTGCTGGCGGGGCCCTGGGCGCGGACGGCGTGAACCTGGAGACCAAGCGCGCGTTCATCCAGGTCACCATCCCGGATACGGAACTGCTGCTTTCCATGGGCATTCTGGGGATGGCCGGCCCCGGACCCATCGCCGGTTCGCCTTTGTTTGATGACGACGTGGCCGGCATATTGGCGCAATACACCGTCTCGGACATGCTCACCGTGGGCGCGGTCTGGGCAAGGCTATACGACCTGGCCAAGACTGGCGACCCTAACCCCTGGGACGAATTCGATATGTTCGCCTTTCTGGCTCCCTTACAGGGAGACGGCTGGAAGGTGCACCCGTACGTGGTGCTCGCCGCCATGGGCCGGGATTTTCTGGGCAGCTCCAGTGCTGTGAACACACCGTCCATGCTCGCGCCGGCGGTGTACTCCGGTTTGGTTCCCTTCACCCCGGCAGCCCTGGATCAGCGCACCCTGGCCTGGTGGGGAGGCGGCGCCATTACGCTGGATATGTTCAATCCCTTCACTCTGATGCTGGAAGGATTGTACGGATCCATGGACGCCAGAGGCAGCGTGGCCGATCGCCGGGGCTACTACCTGGCTGCGGAACTGGATTATGCCCTGGAATGCGTGACCATCGGTCTGTTGGGCTGGTATGCCTCCGGCGAGGACGCCTCCTGGCGCAATGGGTCCGAGCAGCTTCCCATGATAGCCGCGGACTGGAATCCCACCACCTTTGCCTGGGACGGCGGCAGCCTGCTGACCACGGACGATCTGCTGGCCAACAGTGCCGGGCTGACCCACAACAATCCCGCTGGCAAGTGGGGCGTGGCGCTTTTGCTCAAGGACATTTCGTTGATGGAAGACCTGACCCATCAGTTGCGCTTCCTGTATGCCAGCGGCACCAACAGTTCCAAGAGCCGCCGCATGCGTGACGTCACAGTGTGGGGCGAGGTTCTGACCCCTGTGGAAGGCATTGAACTGACCACAGCGGACCAGTTGTATGAAATAAATCTCGACAGTGAATACAAGATATACGAAAATCTGGCTTGTATTCTGGAGCTTGGGCTGGTGCACCTGCAGTATGGCAATACCCTCTGGGCACCGGACAATCGCGGCACCAGCTGGAAAATGGGCTGGGGCCTGAACTACACGTTCTAG
- a CDS encoding dihydrolipoyl dehydrogenase family protein, translating into MPAFEYDLGIIGGGAAGLTVASGAAQMGAKTLLVERREALGGDCLHFGCVPSKTLIKSAHVYHLMQQGAAFGLPVMDPGPVEFARVRERIRGVIAAIQPHDSVERFCGLGAQIKFGQAEFLDEHSIRLHGKTIAAERWVIAAGARPAIPDIPGLEAVAFHTNETIFFMDSLPSSLLVLGGGPIAIELAQAFQRLGSRVTVIQRSPQILSREDADMAALIRQRLEAEGVRVITGVATTAVRETCGLKEVVVSHKDGREEVISGTHLLVALGRQANVDTMGLDNAGVAFSARGVQVDARLRTSQDHIYACGDITGAWQFTHAAGYEGGVVLANAIFRLPRKADYTWMPRATYTDPELACLGLTEAQCIKDGIEHRVLTEEFQDNDRALAEGAGVGRLKLIVDRKEKPLGVQICGPNAGELLGEWSAVLGGGVKLSTLAGTVHAYPTLAEINKKVAGALIAPKIFGGLVKKGVNFLFNYKGRACEWTSHGEADPPPAADNES; encoded by the coding sequence ATGCCTGCATTCGAGTACGATCTCGGCATCATCGGCGGCGGCGCAGCCGGCCTCACGGTGGCCTCCGGCGCGGCCCAGATGGGCGCGAAAACCCTGCTGGTGGAGCGACGCGAGGCCCTCGGCGGCGACTGTCTCCACTTCGGCTGCGTCCCCTCCAAGACCCTCATCAAGTCCGCCCACGTGTATCATCTGATGCAACAGGGGGCGGCCTTCGGTCTGCCTGTCATGGATCCCGGCCCGGTGGAGTTTGCCAGGGTGCGCGAGCGCATCCGCGGCGTCATCGCTGCCATCCAACCCCATGATTCGGTGGAGCGGTTCTGCGGGCTCGGGGCGCAGATCAAATTCGGCCAGGCGGAATTCCTGGACGAGCACAGCATCCGACTGCACGGCAAGACCATCGCCGCCGAGCGCTGGGTCATCGCCGCCGGGGCCCGGCCCGCCATTCCGGACATCCCCGGCCTGGAAGCCGTGGCCTTTCACACCAACGAGACGATTTTCTTCATGGATTCGCTGCCTTCCTCCCTGCTGGTGCTGGGCGGCGGGCCCATCGCCATCGAGCTGGCCCAGGCCTTCCAGCGGCTGGGCAGCCGGGTGACGGTCATCCAGCGCAGTCCGCAGATCCTCTCCCGGGAAGATGCGGACATGGCCGCCCTCATCCGACAGCGACTGGAAGCCGAGGGCGTGCGCGTCATCACCGGCGTGGCCACCACCGCCGTGCGGGAGACATGCGGCCTGAAGGAAGTGGTCGTCTCTCACAAGGACGGGCGAGAGGAGGTTATCTCCGGCACGCACCTGCTGGTGGCCCTGGGCCGTCAGGCCAATGTGGACACCATGGGGCTGGACAACGCCGGCGTGGCGTTCTCGGCCAGGGGCGTGCAGGTGGATGCCCGGCTGCGCACCAGCCAGGACCATATTTACGCCTGCGGCGACATCACCGGGGCCTGGCAATTCACCCACGCCGCGGGGTATGAGGGCGGCGTGGTGCTTGCCAATGCCATTTTTCGCCTGCCCCGCAAGGCCGACTACACCTGGATGCCCCGGGCCACCTACACCGATCCGGAACTGGCCTGCCTGGGCCTCACCGAGGCGCAATGCATCAAGGACGGCATCGAACACCGGGTGCTGACTGAAGAATTTCAGGACAACGACCGCGCCCTGGCTGAGGGCGCCGGCGTGGGCCGGCTCAAGCTCATTGTGGACAGAAAGGAAAAGCCCCTGGGCGTGCAGATCTGCGGCCCCAATGCCGGCGAGTTACTGGGGGAATGGTCCGCGGTGCTGGGCGGCGGGGTCAAGCTCTCCACCCTGGCCGGCACGGTGCATGCGTATCCCACCCTGGCGGAAATCAACAAGAAGGTGGCCGGCGCCCTCATCGCGCCCAAGATCTTCGGCGGACTGGTGAAGAAAGGCGTCAACTTCCTCTTCAACTACAAAGGCCGCGCCTGCGAATGGACCAGTCATGGCGAGGCCGATCCCCCACCTGCTGCAGACAATGAGAGCTGA
- a CDS encoding hybrid sensor histidine kinase/response regulator: protein MPGVILVVEDEAHVRESFQLLLGKEGFRALGAEDVGGALAVLQREPVDVVLCDILLKERSGLALLIEINTRQLNVPVILITGEPNHESAAMAVRQGAFDYLAKPVRKEVLLLVLEKALGHKALLERKLRLEEENRLYRYNLEELVRTRTLALKQANADLRQEVEERRKAEGALARLNKDLETLVQARTQELAAKNLELEASNRRLTELDAMKSAFLSLVSHELRTPMTSVLGFAKLIRKDFARHYLPLSAGLPELAAKGRRIQENLCVIEQEGHRLTRIISDVLDITRIEAGRMDWRQELLDPADLVRQAAQAMHGLFQEKPAVQLLVETPQAPLPPLQADPDRLQQVLINLLSNAHKFTDQGEVRLRVEYMDAQTPPMIRFTVTDTGRGVHPEDASHIFEKFYQGRRGTHDQDKPQGAGLGLVICRTIVDHYGGRLWMDSARGQGSTFYVELPAVA, encoded by the coding sequence ATGCCGGGTGTCATCCTGGTTGTTGAAGACGAGGCGCACGTCCGGGAATCTTTCCAGTTGTTATTGGGAAAAGAGGGATTCCGTGCACTTGGCGCAGAAGACGTCGGCGGCGCGCTGGCCGTGCTGCAGCGCGAACCGGTGGATGTTGTGCTCTGCGACATCCTGCTCAAGGAACGATCCGGTCTGGCCTTGCTCATTGAGATCAACACCCGGCAGCTCAATGTGCCGGTCATCCTCATCACTGGCGAGCCGAACCACGAAAGCGCGGCCATGGCCGTGCGTCAGGGCGCCTTCGATTACCTGGCCAAGCCTGTGCGCAAGGAAGTGCTGCTGCTGGTGCTGGAAAAGGCCCTGGGGCACAAGGCCTTGCTGGAGCGCAAGCTGCGCCTGGAGGAAGAGAACCGCCTGTATCGATACAACCTGGAGGAACTCGTCCGCACCCGGACCCTGGCCCTCAAGCAGGCCAATGCGGACCTGCGCCAGGAAGTGGAGGAACGGCGCAAGGCGGAAGGCGCCCTGGCGCGTTTGAACAAGGATCTGGAAACCCTGGTGCAGGCTCGCACCCAGGAGCTGGCGGCCAAGAATCTGGAGCTGGAAGCCAGCAACCGTCGCCTGACCGAGCTGGACGCCATGAAATCTGCCTTTCTGTCCCTGGTGTCCCACGAGCTGCGCACCCCCATGACTTCCGTGCTCGGGTTCGCCAAGCTCATCCGCAAGGACTTCGCCCGCCACTACCTGCCGCTTTCCGCCGGCCTGCCCGAGCTTGCCGCCAAGGGCCGACGCATCCAGGAGAACCTGTGCGTCATTGAGCAGGAAGGCCATCGCCTGACGCGCATCATCAGCGATGTGCTGGACATCACCCGCATCGAGGCCGGCAGAATGGACTGGAGGCAGGAACTGCTGGACCCGGCGGACCTCGTCCGCCAGGCCGCCCAGGCCATGCACGGCCTGTTCCAGGAAAAACCGGCTGTGCAGCTGCTGGTGGAAACGCCGCAAGCCCCCCTGCCCCCCCTGCAGGCAGACCCGGACCGCCTGCAGCAGGTGCTCATCAACCTGCTGTCCAATGCGCACAAGTTCACGGACCAGGGCGAAGTGCGGCTGCGGGTGGAATACATGGACGCGCAGACGCCGCCGATGATCCGCTTCACCGTCACAGACACGGGCCGCGGCGTGCACCCGGAAGACGCCTCCCACATCTTCGAAAAATTCTACCAGGGCCGGCGTGGCACGCACGATCAGGACAAACCCCAGGGGGCGGGCCTGGGGCTGGTCATCTGTCGCACCATTGTGGACCACTACGGCGGCAGGCTGTGGATGGACTCCGCCAGGGGCCAGGGCAGCACGTTTTATGTGGAGCTGCCGGCAGTGGCGTGA
- a CDS encoding outer membrane beta-barrel protein produces the protein MKKLILFACLALALAMGTATAQAASTDAERFFIQPEVGLYGTSSNDVSTIFTYGLSAGVFVADGLAVGGELLGYYMSMSPRDYRLDARYDAANGFGFNGLVRYYPFTAEQASMYIGTGLGGLFTDERINYDGYYSTMTVPVDLGVTIDITDQFSLDVGGRYQRIGFTRHGLDAYGGNLGLNIVF, from the coding sequence ATGAAAAAGCTCATCCTGTTTGCCTGTTTGGCGCTGGCCCTCGCCATGGGCACAGCGACTGCGCAGGCCGCTTCGACTGATGCCGAGCGGTTCTTCATTCAGCCGGAAGTCGGCCTGTATGGAACCAGCTCCAATGACGTGTCCACCATCTTCACCTACGGGCTTTCCGCTGGTGTCTTCGTGGCAGACGGCCTTGCTGTGGGTGGGGAACTCCTGGGCTATTACATGTCCATGAGCCCCAGGGACTACAGATTGGACGCCCGGTACGATGCTGCCAACGGCTTCGGCTTCAACGGCCTTGTCCGGTACTATCCGTTCACGGCGGAGCAGGCGTCCATGTACATCGGCACGGGCCTGGGCGGTCTGTTTACCGATGAGCGCATCAATTACGATGGCTACTACAGCACCATGACCGTGCCTGTGGACCTGGGCGTGACCATCGACATCACCGACCAGTTCTCCCTGGACGTGGGCGGCCGGTATCAGCGCATCGGCTTCACGCGTCATGGCCTGGACGCCTACGGCGGCAACCTGGGCCTGAACATCGTGTTTTAA
- a CDS encoding DinB family protein, with product MFNIDQARSIVADMQALLDATTPAAATVRVSPDAWTLGEIVGHLIDSASNNHQRFARLRLGHLEGFPGYDAEVWVQAQHYAACDFHTLAALWTHYNALLLHLAATTPPEVLDNRWMRPAAAGGPMTLDALITDYYAHLRLHLEQYAGRLAEVKTSLYK from the coding sequence ATGTTCAACATTGATCAGGCGCGCTCAATTGTGGCTGACATGCAGGCCCTGCTGGACGCCACCACCCCGGCAGCGGCAACGGTGCGGGTGTCGCCAGACGCCTGGACCCTCGGCGAGATCGTGGGGCACCTCATCGATTCCGCCAGCAACAACCACCAACGCTTCGCCCGCCTGCGGCTGGGGCACCTGGAAGGCTTCCCCGGGTACGATGCGGAAGTCTGGGTCCAGGCGCAGCACTATGCCGCCTGCGACTTCCACACCCTGGCTGCCCTGTGGACCCACTACAACGCCCTGCTGCTGCACCTTGCCGCCACCACCCCACCCGAGGTTCTGGACAATCGCTGGATGCGCCCTGCGGCCGCCGGTGGCCCCATGACCCTGGACGCACTGATCACGGACTATTACGCCCACCTGCGACTGCACCTGGAGCAGTATGCCGGCCGCCTGGCCGAGGTGAAGACCTCTTTGTACAAATAA
- a CDS encoding sensor domain-containing diguanylate cyclase: MNSSTAPAPQRLSRQMLMKVLLLGILIVSVATITCYVFVYMNSKTRTLSYLRLYMLERRLQESQAFIDASDRLAFFRDEYIKLYLSDIHFTDADFWRVYFVDKDGATRMKEEFFHERFDPQLGKVWGMSSFIGNNQPVDSMDFRRRLLLANILVNRYGPAWRSVGVLHASFPENALTIFSPADPWGLMARPDLPMNELGTIRATLQAVNPERKPVWTGLYYDETAGKWTITFELPVDHEGRHLINPSLDVPLEAIMHRLESNHPEGAYNFIVSKDGYLIAHPGELNNALKKKGQLSMDKLDNPDIVRMFHTIAGTPGARDQDVSIIEDVQGDNYLLVTPLVGPDWWFVTVYPKALISREANKTSQLVLLLGLSLFILYYLAVYFVVARHVKMPLRRLQRAVSLVAQGQYETVLHSPQLLPLEQQNEIGQFADMFLGMCKDVREVQSNLQHIVERRTKELEAAVAKLQALSLLDGLTGIHNRRSFDRDIATVFEEAKQGVESFFLMLLDVDNFKHYNDMYGHTAGDDVLRKVAEALAISIRKEDRVYRYGGEEFAILFNITDTAMAKDFCTRIVSAVQDLGITHDGSPHGVVTISAGLVEYDASFATATSMINAADTSLYDAKARGKNQVCISCHP; this comes from the coding sequence ATGAATTCCAGCACCGCCCCAGCACCGCAACGCCTCAGCCGGCAGATGCTCATGAAGGTTCTCCTGTTGGGAATCCTCATCGTGAGCGTCGCCACCATCACGTGCTATGTATTTGTCTACATGAACAGCAAAACAAGAACGCTCTCCTACTTGCGCCTTTACATGCTGGAACGCAGGCTGCAAGAGAGCCAGGCATTTATTGATGCATCCGACAGGCTCGCGTTCTTTCGCGACGAATACATCAAGCTCTACCTGTCAGATATCCATTTCACCGATGCAGATTTCTGGCGGGTGTATTTTGTCGATAAAGACGGCGCCACCCGCATGAAGGAAGAATTCTTCCACGAACGTTTCGATCCACAGCTGGGAAAAGTCTGGGGGATGTCCAGCTTCATCGGCAACAACCAGCCTGTGGATTCCATGGACTTCAGACGGCGCCTGCTGCTGGCGAACATCCTTGTCAATCGATACGGGCCGGCCTGGCGCTCGGTCGGAGTGCTGCATGCCTCGTTTCCCGAAAATGCACTGACGATATTTTCCCCCGCGGACCCCTGGGGATTGATGGCCAGGCCGGATCTGCCCATGAACGAGCTGGGGACGATCAGGGCCACGCTGCAAGCCGTCAATCCGGAGCGCAAGCCCGTCTGGACCGGGCTCTACTACGACGAAACTGCCGGGAAATGGACCATCACCTTCGAACTGCCGGTGGATCATGAAGGGCGGCACCTCATCAACCCGAGTCTTGATGTCCCCCTGGAAGCGATCATGCACCGGCTCGAAAGCAACCATCCCGAGGGTGCCTACAACTTTATCGTCAGCAAGGACGGCTACCTGATTGCGCATCCGGGCGAGCTCAACAACGCCCTGAAGAAAAAGGGCCAGCTCTCGATGGACAAGCTCGACAATCCCGACATTGTCCGCATGTTCCACACCATCGCAGGCACCCCCGGAGCCCGGGACCAGGACGTGTCCATCATTGAGGACGTACAAGGCGACAACTACCTGCTCGTGACCCCGCTCGTCGGGCCTGACTGGTGGTTCGTGACGGTGTATCCGAAAGCGCTCATTTCCAGGGAGGCGAACAAAACCTCGCAACTGGTGCTGCTGCTCGGCCTGTCATTATTCATCCTGTACTATCTGGCGGTGTACTTCGTTGTCGCACGCCATGTGAAAATGCCCTTGCGGCGGCTGCAGCGTGCCGTGTCGTTGGTGGCGCAGGGGCAATACGAGACTGTCCTGCATTCGCCGCAACTGCTTCCCCTGGAGCAGCAAAACGAAATCGGCCAGTTTGCCGACATGTTCCTCGGCATGTGCAAAGACGTGCGGGAGGTGCAGTCAAACCTGCAACACATTGTGGAGCGTCGCACCAAAGAACTTGAAGCCGCCGTCGCCAAGCTCCAGGCGCTCAGCCTGCTGGACGGATTGACCGGGATTCACAACCGCCGCTCCTTCGACAGGGACATTGCCACGGTGTTTGAGGAGGCGAAACAAGGCGTCGAATCCTTCTTTCTCATGCTCCTCGATGTTGACAATTTCAAGCACTACAACGACATGTACGGCCATACCGCAGGCGACGACGTGCTGCGCAAGGTGGCAGAGGCGCTTGCCATCAGCATCAGGAAAGAGGACCGCGTGTACCGATACGGTGGGGAGGAGTTCGCCATCCTCTTCAACATCACGGACACCGCCATGGCCAAGGATTTCTGCACCCGCATCGTCAGCGCCGTGCAGGACCTCGGCATCACACACGACGGTAGCCCCCACGGTGTGGTGACAATCAGCGCCGGCCTGGTGGAGTACGATGCCTCGTTCGCCACGGCCACCAGCATGATCAACGCAGCCGACACAAGTCTGTACGATGCCAAGGCGCGCGGAAAAAACCAGGTGTGCATCAGCTGCCACCCCTGA
- a CDS encoding CoA-binding protein, whose translation MLQDLRALTAAMQAARTIAVLGAKDKPGAPVDRVGRYLIDAGYTVIPVHPKRKDVWGLPTYATLADITQSIDIVNLFRAPQYCPEHAREVLALAQPPRCFWMQSGIANAEARTLLEPTGMLVVEDRCLMVDHQQLLANAGAAA comes from the coding sequence ATGCTGCAGGATTTGCGTGCCTTGACCGCGGCGATGCAGGCCGCCCGCACCATTGCCGTCCTTGGCGCCAAGGACAAGCCCGGCGCTCCCGTGGACCGTGTGGGCCGGTATCTCATTGATGCCGGGTACACGGTCATTCCCGTGCACCCCAAACGCAAGGACGTCTGGGGATTGCCCACATACGCCACCTTGGCGGACATAACGCAGTCAATTGATATCGTAAATCTTTTTCGTGCCCCGCAGTACTGCCCCGAGCACGCGCGCGAAGTGCTGGCCTTGGCCCAGCCGCCCAGGTGCTTCTGGATGCAGAGCGGCATTGCCAATGCAGAGGCCCGCACGTTGTTGGAGCCCACGGGCATGCTGGTGGTGGAGGATCGCTGTCTGATGGTGGATCATCAGCAGCTCCTGGCCAATGCAGGGGCGGCAGCATGA
- a CDS encoding YkgJ family cysteine cluster protein, with amino-acid sequence MTPWDAVFDCTRCGICCQGVGGIVLSEKDLARLAEHLAMPRDAFLQEWTEHRGRLPSLRAGADGYCVFFTAGLGCSVHPARPDVCRAWPFFRGNLEDAASFQMAREDCPGIADGHHARFREAGLDYLTAHNLAADQDDAPNALRVAHLLASRSERS; translated from the coding sequence ATGACCCCCTGGGACGCCGTGTTCGATTGCACCCGGTGCGGCATCTGCTGCCAGGGGGTGGGGGGAATCGTCCTGTCGGAAAAAGATCTTGCCCGCCTGGCCGAGCATCTGGCCATGCCACGCGACGCCTTTTTGCAGGAATGGACCGAGCACCGCGGCCGGCTGCCCTCCCTGCGGGCCGGAGCGGATGGCTATTGCGTGTTCTTCACTGCCGGCCTGGGTTGCTCCGTGCATCCGGCCCGGCCGGATGTCTGCCGTGCCTGGCCGTTTTTTCGGGGCAATCTGGAGGACGCCGCCAGCTTTCAGATGGCCCGGGAGGATTGCCCCGGCATTGCCGATGGGCACCATGCCCGGTTCCGCGAGGCTGGCCTGGACTATCTGACCGCGCACAATCTGGCGGCGGATCAGGATGATGCACCCAATGCCCTGCGTGTGGCACACCTGTTGGCCTCTCGCTCGGAAAGGTCCTGA
- a CDS encoding J domain-containing protein: protein MQRAEGYRLLRLPDGASLEEVKAAYRKLAFALHPDLNPGNPHAARQFQRLNEAYVLLKQYLEQDEAAAKRKAPPWEKPSTPPPGARSAEHGRPWEEPRQRTTPPSKEEVLQDILKDPFARQVFEDIYREARQGSRAGPSTAAPPPPKAPKPSATTSARPGASAAKAGPAAASARVKKAPRTMRVEWGDKKLDLDLSGGLWNAAKHWVRGWLDDEQTMHLPAVHLRPGTKVRLTVQQGVTETARAVEVVLPSDFVLGRPIRLKGLGRKFGPLKGDLYLRILAK from the coding sequence ATGCAACGCGCCGAAGGCTACCGCCTGTTGCGCCTGCCCGATGGTGCCAGTCTGGAAGAGGTCAAGGCGGCCTATCGCAAACTTGCCTTTGCCTTGCACCCGGACCTGAATCCAGGCAATCCGCATGCTGCCCGCCAGTTTCAGCGGCTCAACGAAGCCTATGTGCTGCTCAAGCAGTACCTGGAGCAGGACGAGGCCGCCGCAAAACGCAAGGCCCCGCCCTGGGAAAAGCCAAGCACCCCGCCGCCGGGTGCCCGGAGTGCCGAGCACGGCCGCCCCTGGGAAGAACCCCGCCAGCGCACCACGCCTCCCTCAAAAGAAGAGGTGTTGCAGGATATTCTTAAGGATCCGTTTGCGCGTCAGGTGTTTGAAGACATTTATCGCGAGGCCAGGCAGGGCAGCCGGGCCGGCCCGTCCACCGCTGCGCCTCCCCCGCCAAAGGCGCCGAAGCCCTCCGCCACGACGAGCGCCAGACCCGGCGCAAGCGCTGCGAAGGCAGGCCCGGCCGCGGCCTCGGCCCGGGTCAAAAAAGCGCCCCGGACCATGCGCGTGGAATGGGGAGATAAAAAGCTGGATCTGGACCTCAGCGGCGGGCTGTGGAACGCGGCAAAGCACTGGGTGCGCGGCTGGCTGGACGATGAGCAGACCATGCACCTGCCTGCGGTGCATCTGCGGCCCGGCACCAAGGTGCGGCTCACGGTACAGCAGGGGGTCACGGAAACGGCGCGCGCCGTGGAAGTGGTGTTGCCGTCGGATTTCGTGCTTGGCCGGCCCATTCGTCTCAAGGGGCTGGGCCGCAAGTTCGGTCCCCTCAAGGGCGACCTGTACCTGCGCATCCTGGCAAAATAG
- a CDS encoding sensor histidine kinase, which produces MTQSLQPDSLDACRRELDALACRLQEETAARRVLEQLVDGQEELYHSILDNLQGVALECIGSDHRLLWVSKNIEEMVGQPRKNLAGHPCFRVIQGEEAPCPVCSVKEALTTGEVQQCERLGPNGKAWAVRSVPIKNAQGQVEKVLHFGYDITALKTHALALERSEQAYRALFEQAPIGIYSVNLAGNYLSINPRHALMYGYDCPEDMLAATNNSSNERFADPAQREELLDLVRRLGRVAGFECLMKRKDGSQFWTSRTVRAMHDERGEFAGYMGYVEDIQERKRAEGLRQDVDLIMRHDLKSPLTSIIALPEFLLQSPRLEAQEREMLQAIRAAGRRMLEMINTSLVLFQLERGEFLLNHEPVALVELVRQVERDLLDLFTLKDVTLVQAYDPSPGAMIVSGNPTLLYSCLANLIKNALEASPEGERIAVTGQRNTALEPPGVTLRIHNRGRVPESVADRFFEKYVTAGKSGGTGLGTYSAALAVQAHGGTIEMKTSDETGTTITLQLPGHADLDFSPGTPGEVTPILPGCAGTGRP; this is translated from the coding sequence ATGACCCAATCTCTCCAGCCGGACAGCCTTGACGCCTGCCGGCGGGAACTCGACGCGCTTGCCTGCCGCCTGCAGGAAGAGACGGCCGCTCGTCGCGTCCTGGAACAACTGGTTGATGGCCAGGAAGAACTGTACCACAGCATTCTGGACAATCTGCAAGGCGTGGCGCTGGAGTGCATCGGCAGCGACCACCGCCTGCTCTGGGTCAGCAAGAACATCGAAGAGATGGTCGGCCAGCCGCGCAAGAATCTGGCCGGGCACCCGTGCTTCCGCGTCATTCAGGGGGAGGAAGCCCCCTGCCCCGTCTGCAGTGTCAAGGAGGCCCTGACCACCGGCGAAGTCCAGCAGTGCGAACGCCTGGGCCCCAACGGCAAGGCCTGGGCCGTGCGCAGCGTGCCCATCAAGAACGCGCAGGGCCAGGTGGAAAAGGTGCTCCACTTCGGCTACGACATCACGGCCCTCAAGACCCACGCCCTCGCCCTGGAGCGCTCGGAGCAGGCATATCGCGCCCTCTTTGAACAAGCGCCCATCGGCATCTACTCCGTGAATCTCGCCGGCAACTACCTGAGCATCAACCCCCGCCATGCCCTGATGTATGGCTATGACTGTCCGGAAGACATGCTGGCCGCCACCAACAATTCGTCCAACGAACGCTTCGCAGATCCTGCCCAGCGCGAGGAACTGCTGGATCTGGTCCGCCGGCTGGGCCGGGTGGCCGGCTTCGAGTGCCTGATGAAGCGCAAGGACGGCAGCCAGTTCTGGACCTCGCGCACCGTGCGCGCCATGCACGACGAACGCGGCGAATTCGCGGGGTACATGGGCTATGTGGAAGACATCCAGGAGCGCAAACGGGCCGAGGGGCTGCGCCAGGATGTGGACCTCATCATGCGCCATGACCTCAAAAGCCCCCTCACCAGCATCATCGCCCTGCCGGAATTCCTGCTGCAATCGCCGCGGCTGGAGGCCCAGGAACGCGAAATGCTGCAGGCCATCCGGGCCGCGGGCCGGCGCATGCTGGAAATGATCAACACCTCCCTGGTGCTCTTCCAGCTGGAACGCGGGGAATTTCTGCTCAACCATGAGCCCGTGGCCCTGGTGGAACTGGTGCGTCAGGTGGAGCGAGACCTGCTGGATTTGTTCACGTTAAAAGATGTCACCCTGGTGCAGGCCTATGACCCCTCGCCTGGGGCCATGATTGTTTCGGGAAACCCGACGCTGCTGTATTCCTGCCTGGCGAATCTCATCAAGAACGCCCTGGAGGCCTCGCCAGAGGGAGAACGCATTGCCGTGACCGGCCAGCGCAACACCGCGCTCGAGCCTCCGGGCGTGACGCTGCGCATCCACAATCGCGGTCGGGTCCCGGAAAGCGTGGCGGATCGGTTCTTCGAGAAATACGTCACCGCCGGCAAGTCCGGCGGCACCGGCCTGGGTACGTATTCGGCGGCCCTGGCCGTCCAGGCCCATGGCGGAACCATTGAGATGAAAACCTCGGACGAAACCGGCACCACCATCACCCTGCAGTTGCCCGGGCATGCCGACCTGGACTTCTCCCCAGGCACGCCAGGGGAGGTGACGCCTATTTTGCCAGGATGCGCAGGTACAGGTCGCCCTTGA